The Mesorhizobium loti DNA segment TCATCGACTACGAGTTCAAGAGCCGCATTCTCGGCGTGCTGATGGGAACGATGTTCGACCGTGCCTTCCGCATGTTCGCCGAGGCTTTCGAAAAGCGCGCCGACGTCATCTATGGGGTCGCACCGTCGGCCTAACTCCGGCCAAGCGCTTGCAACCCAAGTTGGAGCGCGTGTCTCACCGTCTCGTGGCGGATGAATTCGCGGCCCTTGTGGCCAAACAGCTGGCGCTCGGCGACAACCGGCTGGCCGGCCAGGGCCAGGCCGAACCAGACGAGACCGACCGGTTTGTCGGCCGAACCGCCGCTTGGGCCGGCAATGCCGGTGACGGCAAGAGAAAGGCTCGCGCGCGAATGCGCCAGCGCGCCGGCCGCCATCTCCAGCACTGTTTCGCGCGACACGGCTCCGTGCGCGTCAAGTGTTTCAGCGGAAACGCCGAGCATCTCCATCTTGGCTTCGTTGGAATAGGTGATGAAGCCGCGGTCGACCACGGCCGAGGAGCCGGCAATGTCGGTGAGCGCGGCGATGATCAGGCCGCCGGTGCAGCTTTCCGCTGTCGCCAGCATGATGCCACGTTGCTGGCAGGCCAGCAGCAGGGCGTTTGCGAGCTCGGCGTTGCTCATTCCGGCACCTCGCCAGGAAACACCACGCTGGCGGTGGCGATCGCGGCGATGCCTTCTTCGCGACCGACAAAGCCGAGTTTCTCATTGGTTGTCGCCTTGATCGAGATGCGGTCGGCGGAAATGCCCAGCATCTGCGACAGGGCTGCCGTCATCGCCTCGCGATGCGGGCCGACGCGCGGCGCCTCGCAGATCAGCGTGATGTCTGCATTGGCGATGCGTCCACCGCGCTCGCGCACCACTTTGGCCGCATGCTCGACGAAGATCCGCGACGCAGCACCCTTCCATTGCGGATCGGACGGCGGGAAATGCGTGCCGATGTCGCCGGCGCCACAGGTCGCCAGCAGCGCATCGGTCAAGGCGTGCAGGCCGACATCGGCATCGGAATGGCCGGACAGTTTTTTGCCGTGCGGAATGGCGACGCCGCACAGGGTGACATGGTCGCCGGGCTCGAAGGCGTGGACGTCATAGCCGTTGCCGGTGCGGATGTCGGGGAAGTGTGTGCGTTCGCTGGAAAGCCGCTGGTGCGCCATCGCGATGTCCCGTGCCCAGGTGAGTTTGACATTGTCCGGTGAGCCGGGAACCAGCTTGACCGGAATATGCGCCCATTCGGCGATGGCCGCGTCGTCGGTGAAGTCCAGCCGGCCCAGTTGATGGGCCTTGTCGTGTGCGGCAAGGATCGGCCCGTAGGGGAACCCTTGCGGTGTTTGCGCCGCGTGGAGCCCGCTGCGGGAAACGGTCTCCGCGACCACGCCGGCAGCCGACTCGCGCTTCAGCGTGTCGGCGACGGGCAGGGCGGGCAAGGCCCCCTCGTTCTCGCCGATGGCGGCGATGGTGCGGTCGATCAAGTCCGCGTCGACGAATGGTCGGACGGCATCGTGAATCAGAACCTGGTCCGGCGCGTGGTCTTTGAGCGCAAGCAGCCCCAGCCGGACGGACTCCTGCCGGGTCGGCCCGCCAATGACGGCGGTGACACGCCGAGCCTGGGTGCCCGCCGCTTGCCGAAACAGTTCGTGGTCGTCGGCGTGGATGGCGACGACAATCCGGCCGGTTCGCGGATGCGCCAGAAACATCTCCAGCGTATGCGCAATGACGGCTCGGCCACCGATGTTCTGGTACTGCTTGGGTCCGTTGGCCTGTCCGGCACGCGCGCCGCGGCCGGCGGCGACAATCACCACCGCAACCCCACCTGTCGCGCTTGCGTTTTCAGTTCCGTCAGTCATGGCGATTGGCTTAGCGCACGATCCCCAAAAGTGTAATTGGTTTTCCAAAAAGATCGTGCGTCAAATATGAACTCCAAGGCATCTTGAAGGACGCGCGGCGCCCTGGTTGCGGCAAAAATCGAAGGCCGGGATTTTCCCAATTGCGCCTTAATGTGGCGTCATTCCGCGTTGCACATTGCGGCCGATATGGCTAGAGAATGTGCAACGAATGGACGTGCTTGGTTTTTGTGCATGGTTAACCTGACCAAATTGGCCGCGCCTCTCGACGTCGGCGGCGTGGAAATCCGCAATCGCGTATTCCTCGCGCCGATGTCGGGTATCACCGACGAGCCTTTCCGGCGACGCGCCCATGCGCATGGCGCGGGCCTGGTCGTGTCCGAAATGGTGGCAAGCGGCGAACTCGCCAAGGGCAGGACCGGCTTCGACCTGCGCATACGTCATTCCGGCCTGCCCGTCCATATGGTGCAGCTGGCCGGCCGCGAAGCGGCACACATGGCCGAGGGCGCGCGCATCGCCGCCGGCGAGGGCGCCGACATCATCGACATCAACATGGGCTGCCCAGCCAAGAAGGTCACCGGCGGTTATGCCGGCTCGGCATTGATGCTGGATCTCGACCATGCGCTGTCGCTGATCGAGGCCGTGGTCGGCGCGGTCAAGGTACCGGTGACGGTCAAGATGCGGCTCGGCTGGGACGAAGGGGCGCTCAATGCGCCCATCCTGGCGCGCCGTGCCGAGCAGGCGGGTGTCAAGATGGTGACGGTGCACGGCCGCACGCGCTGCCAGTTCTATCAGGGCAAGGCCGACTGGCGCGCCATCGCCCGCGTCAAGGACGCCGTGTCCATACCGGTCGTTGCCAATGGCGATGTCTGCTCTCCCGCCGAGGCGGCCGTCATCCTTGACCAATCCGGCGCCGATGCGGTGATGGTCGGCCGCGCGCATTACGGCGCCCCCTGGATCGCCGGCGGCATCGCGGCGGCGGCAGCGGGCGAAATGGCGACCAACGTGCCGCAGAATCCCACGGCATTGGCCGACTATATCGTCGCCCACTACGAGGACATGCTGGCGCTTTATGGCGTCGAGAGCGGATTGCGCCAGGCGCGCAAGCATCTGGGCTGGTATCTCGATCGCCATGCAGTCGGGGTCGCCGACGATGATCGAAAAGCCATCCTGACCACGTTCGAGCCGGCCCGCGTCATTGCCTTGCTGCGCAATGTGTTCTCGCGTGATCCGCAACCCTTGAACCTGCGGAGCGCCGCATGAACGCCACCGCTGGCCAAGGCATCGAGACGCCGAATGCCGCCCAGATCGTCCTCAACACCATCCGTCGACCGGTGATCATGATCAGCGAGGAAGGGTTCATCACCTTCGCCAATGCTGATGCCGAGGACTTCTTTCGCTCCAGCGCGACCATGCTGGCGCGCAACACCCTGTCCAAGCTGATTCCTTTCGGCAGCCCGCTGCTGACGCTGGTCGATCAGGTGCGCGAGCGCCGGGCTCCGGTCAACGAGTATCGCGTCGATGTGTCGTCGCCACGCCTCGGCATCGAAAAGGTCGTCGATCTTTATGTCGCGCCGGTGCCGGAATTCCCGGGGGCCGTCGTGGTCATGTTCCAGGAGCGGTCGATGGCCGACAAGATCGACCGGCAGATGACCCATCGCGGTGCGGCGCGCTCGGTGACCGGCCTGGCGGCGATGCTTGCCCATGAGATCAAGAACCCGCTCTCCGGCATCCGCGGCGCGGCGCAGTTGCTCGAATTGTCTGCCTCCGACGAAGACCGAGCGCTGACCCGGCTGATCACCGACGAGACGGACCGCATCGTCTCGCTGGTCGATCGCATGGAGGTGTTTTCCGACGAGCGGCCGATCGATCGTTATCCCGTCAACATCCATGTCGTGCTCGACCATGTGAAGGCGATCGCCAAGAACGGTTTTGCCAAGAAAGTCAGGATATTGGAGGACTATGATCCATCATTGCCTCCGGTATTCGCCAACCGCGACCAGTTGATCCAAGTGTTCCTCAACCTGGTCAAGAACGCCGCCGAGGCGATCGGCAGCGACCCGCAGGGCGAGATCGTGCTGTCGACCGCCTTCCGGCCGGGCATTCGCGTTTCGGTTCCAGGCACACAGGACCGTGTCTCGTTGCCGCTGGAGTTCTGCGTGCGCGACAATGGCTCCGGCGTCTCGGAGGACATTCTGCCGATCCTGTTCGATCCCTTCATCACCACCAAGCCGAACGGCTCGGGGCTGGGGTTGGCGCTGGTCGCCAAGATCGTCGGCGAGCATGGCGGCATCATCGAATGCGATTCGACCCCACGCGGAACCACCTTCCGCATCCTGATGCCGGCCTGGAAGGAAACGCCGTTCGGCGCTGAAGAAGACGGTGAAGGAGACCGCAAATGACGGTTCGCGGCAATATTCTCGTCGCCGATGACGACGCGGCGATCCGCACGGTGCTCAATCAGGCTCTCTCGCGCGTCGGTCATGAAGTGCGCGTCACCTCCAACGCCTCGACCTTGTGGCGTTGGGTGGCGGCCGGCGAGGGCGACCTCGTCATCACCGACGTGGTGATGCCGGACGAGAACGCCTTCGACATGCTGCCGCGCATCAAGAAGGCACGGCCGGAACTGCCGGTCATCGTCATGAGCGCCCAGAACACGTTCATGACGGCGATCCGCGCCTCCGAGACCGGCGCCTACGAATATCTGCCAAAACCGTTCGACCTGACCGAACTGCTCAACATCGTCAACCGGGCGCTGTCGGAGCCAAGGCGGCCGAAGATCGATGCGCGGCCGGATGAGCAGCCTGAAACGATGCCGCTGGTCGGCCGCTCAGCCGCCATGCAGGACATCTACCGCATGCTGGCGCGCATGATGCAGACCGACCTGACGGTGATGATTTCGGGCGAATCCGGCACCGGCAAGGAACTGGTGGCGCGCGCCCTGCACGAATATGGCCGCCGCCGCGGCGGCCCGTTCGTCGCCATCAACATGGCGGCGATCCCGCGCGACCTGATCGAATCGGAACTGTTCGGCCACGAGAAGGGCGCTTTCACCGGTGCCCAGAACCGTTCCACCGGCCGTTTCGAGCAGGCCGAGGGCGGCACGCTGTTCCTCGACGAGATCGGCGACATGCCGATGGAGGCGCAGACGCGCCTGCTACGCGTCCTGCAGCAGGGCGAATACACCACGGTCGGCGGCCGCACGCCGATCAAGACCGATGTGCGCATCGTTGCCGCCACCAACAAGGATCTGCGCACGCTGATCAACCAGGGACTGTTCCGCGAGGATCTGTTCTATCGCCTCAACGTCGTGCCGCTCAGGCTGCCGGCATTGCGCGAGCGTTCCGAGGACGTGCCCGACCTCGTGCGCCACTTCTTCAAGCTTGGCGAGATGGAAGGGCTGCAGACCAAGCGCATCTCTTCCGGCGGCATCGAACTCATGAAGCGCTACCCCTGGCCGGGCAATGTGCGCGAATTGGAAAACCTCGTTCGCCGGCTTGCCGCGCTCTATTCGCAGGACGAGATTTCCGCCGAGATCATCGAGGCGGAACTGAAGACCGGCGAGCGCCCCGTGGTACCCGGCGGCGGCAACCTCATTCCCGACGACCTCTCCATCGGCCAGGCGGTCGAGCATTTCCTGCAGCGTTATTTCGCCTCGTTTGCCGGCGAATTGCCGCCCGCCGGGCTCTACCAGCGCATTCTGTCCGAAGTCGAATATCCGCTGGTCCTGGCCTCGATGACGGCAACCCGCGGCAACCAGATCAAGGCTGCGGAACTGCTGGGGCTGAACCGCAACACGCTGCGCAAGAAGATTCGCGAACTGGGCGTCAACGTCTACAAATCGTCGCGGCCGGGCTGAGCACTGATCTGACGCACTCTTTTCAGGGGACTGAGCGGCGAAACATTTCCGCCATTGTCACACTTGTTGCATAATCGCCACAATGCGTTGCATAGATCGGACGCAATCATTGGCTCCCAGACGGCGACATGGCTCCGCAGGCACCTGTACTCAACCAACCGCTTTTCAGCGAACCCGGCGCGCGCGACGGGCGCCGTTTGCTGGCGCTGCCCGGCGTCGTGGCGGTCGTCGGCGCGCTAGTCATGGCGGCCATTTCGTTCACCATCCTGGTCGGCGCGACGCCGATCGCGCCTGACGCCAGGACGACCTGGGCGCTGATCGCGCTCAACGCCGCCTTCGTGCTTTTCCTCAGCGCGCTGGTCGGACGCGAGGTGCATCGCATCGTCATGGCGCGCCGGCATGGCAAGGCGGCCTCGCGGCTGCATGTGCGCATCGTCGCCATGTTCGCGCTGGTTGCCGCCATTCCCGCCATCATGGTGGCGATCATCGCCTCGATCACGCTCGACATCGGCCTCGACCGCTGGTTCGAGATCCGCACCAAGACAATCGTCAATTCCTCGCTGTCGATCGCCGATGCGTATGTTCAGGAAAATGCCCGCAATTTGCAGGGCACGACATTGTCGATGGCCTATGACCTCGATGCGTCGCGCACGCTCTATGGCCTTGATCGCACAGGCTTTCTCGACCTCCTGAACAAGGAGGCGGTGGGCCGGTCGCTGGCCCATGCGGCGCTGATCAAGCCCGACGGCTCGTTCGTCATGAGCGCCAAGACGGATGCCGACTTCGCCATGCCGGAACCGCCGGAAGGCTCAGTCAGCAGCGCCACCGACGGCAAGCCGGTGCTGATCGAGCCGCGCACGCGCAACATCATGGGTGCCATCGTCAAGCTGCGCGAGATCGAGGGCCTCTACCTCTACACCATCCGCCTTGTCGATCCCGAGGTGATCA contains these protein-coding regions:
- a CDS encoding competence/damage-inducible protein CinA, with the translated sequence MSNAELANALLLACQQRGIMLATAESCTGGLIIAALTDIAGSSAVVDRGFITYSNEAKMEMLGVSAETLDAHGAVSRETVLEMAAGALAHSRASLSLAVTGIAGPSGGSADKPVGLVWFGLALAGQPVVAERQLFGHKGREFIRHETVRHALQLGLQALGRS
- a CDS encoding bifunctional 2-C-methyl-D-erythritol 4-phosphatecytidylyltransferase/2-C-methyl-D-erythritol2, 4-cyclodiphosphate synthase; this translates as MVIVAAGRGARAGQANGPKQYQNIGGRAVIAHTLEMFLAHPRTGRIVVAIHADDHELFRQAAGTQARRVTAVIGGPTRQESVRLGLLALKDHAPDQVLIHDAVRPFVDADLIDRTIAAIGENEGALPALPVADTLKRESAAGVVAETVSRSGLHAAQTPQGFPYGPILAAHDKAHQLGRLDFTDDAAIAEWAHIPVKLVPGSPDNVKLTWARDIAMAHQRLSSERTHFPDIRTGNGYDVHAFEPGDHVTLCGVAIPHGKKLSGHSDADVGLHALTDALLATCGAGDIGTHFPPSDPQWKGAASRIFVEHAAKVVRERGGRIANADITLICEAPRVGPHREAMTAALSQMLGISADRISIKATTNEKLGFVGREEGIAAIATASVVFPGEVPE
- a CDS encoding nitrogen regulation protein Nifr3 → MVNLTKLAAPLDVGGVEIRNRVFLAPMSGITDEPFRRRAHAHGAGLVVSEMVASGELAKGRTGFDLRIRHSGLPVHMVQLAGREAAHMAEGARIAAGEGADIIDINMGCPAKKVTGGYAGSALMLDLDHALSLIEAVVGAVKVPVTVKMRLGWDEGALNAPILARRAEQAGVKMVTVHGRTRCQFYQGKADWRAIARVKDAVSIPVVANGDVCSPAEAAVILDQSGADAVMVGRAHYGAPWIAGGIAAAAAGEMATNVPQNPTALADYIVAHYEDMLALYGVESGLRQARKHLGWYLDRHAVGVADDDRKAILTTFEPARVIALLRNVFSRDPQPLNLRSAA
- a CDS encoding nitrogen regulation protein NtrB encodes the protein MNATAGQGIETPNAAQIVLNTIRRPVIMISEEGFITFANADAEDFFRSSATMLARNTLSKLIPFGSPLLTLVDQVRERRAPVNEYRVDVSSPRLGIEKVVDLYVAPVPEFPGAVVVMFQERSMADKIDRQMTHRGAARSVTGLAAMLAHEIKNPLSGIRGAAQLLELSASDEDRALTRLITDETDRIVSLVDRMEVFSDERPIDRYPVNIHVVLDHVKAIAKNGFAKKVRILEDYDPSLPPVFANRDQLIQVFLNLVKNAAEAIGSDPQGEIVLSTAFRPGIRVSVPGTQDRVSLPLEFCVRDNGSGVSEDILPILFDPFITTKPNGSGLGLALVAKIVGEHGGIIECDSTPRGTTFRILMPAWKETPFGAEEDGEGDRK
- a CDS encoding nitrogen regulation protein NtrC yields the protein MTVRGNILVADDDAAIRTVLNQALSRVGHEVRVTSNASTLWRWVAAGEGDLVITDVVMPDENAFDMLPRIKKARPELPVIVMSAQNTFMTAIRASETGAYEYLPKPFDLTELLNIVNRALSEPRRPKIDARPDEQPETMPLVGRSAAMQDIYRMLARMMQTDLTVMISGESGTGKELVARALHEYGRRRGGPFVAINMAAIPRDLIESELFGHEKGAFTGAQNRSTGRFEQAEGGTLFLDEIGDMPMEAQTRLLRVLQQGEYTTVGGRTPIKTDVRIVAATNKDLRTLINQGLFREDLFYRLNVVPLRLPALRERSEDVPDLVRHFFKLGEMEGLQTKRISSGGIELMKRYPWPGNVRELENLVRRLAALYSQDEISAEIIEAELKTGERPVVPGGGNLIPDDLSIGQAVEHFLQRYFASFAGELPPAGLYQRILSEVEYPLVLASMTATRGNQIKAAELLGLNRNTLRKKIRELGVNVYKSSRPG